Part of the uncultured Desulfovibrio sp. genome is shown below.
AGCCCGCTATCTTGTGGGCATGGTGGAAAACCTGCTGGCCCTCACCCGGCTTGAGCAGCAGGATTTTACCCTTCGCCTTGAACCGGAGCTGCTTGAAGATGTCATCGCCGAGGCCGTACAGATCACCAGCCGCCGAGCAGCACACCACGATCTGCGCGCGGAAATGCCCGAAGGCATGCTCATGGCCCGCATGGACGCCCGGCTCATGGTGCAGGTGCTGGTCAATCTGCTGGACAATGCCGTCAAACATACGCCAGAGGGAACAGCCATCCGCATACGGGCGAGGGCTGACGGGCCGTGGGTCAGGCTGGAAGTTGCCGACAACGGCCTGGGGATTTCAAAAGAGGAACAGGGCCGCATTTTTGACATGTTCCACTCCGCAGCCATAAAAAATGGCGATGGCCGCAGAGGGATGGGGCTTGGGCTGGCCTTGTGCCGCAGCATTGTGCAGGCCCACGGCGGAAGTATTGAGGTATTTGACAACACGCCGCAAGGCTCGGTTTTTTCCATGACTTTGCCACGCGAAACCGAAGATTTTACCCTCCCGGCCTGACAGAAGGAGCATCCATGCCGCTATATTCGCCAGCAGCTACTCCCCCAGCGCAGAACGCCAACGGCGTCCCAGAGCGTATTCTTGTGGTGGAAGACGACAAGGTCATCCGCGCGCTTATGACCACCACGCTTGAGAGCCACGGCATATCCTTTCTGACCGCCGCCACCGGGCGCGAGGCCCTTGCAGAGGCTTCGCGGGCCAATCCTGACGTCATACTGCTTGACCTGGGCCTGCCGGACATGGACGGCGTAGATATCATCCGGGCGGTGCGCCAATGGTCCATGCTGCCCATTATTGTGCTGAGCGCCCGCACCGAAGATGACGACAAGGTGGCCGCGTTGGACGCAGGCGCGGACGACTACCTTACCAAACCTTTCAGCGTTGATGAATTGCTGGCCCGGCTGCGCGCCGCCCTGCGCCGCGTTCGGTATGAACGCGGGCACATGGACCGCAGCGAAAGCAGCTTTGAGAATGGCGACCTGCATATTGATTTTGCCGCAGGGTGCGTCAGCGTTGCCGGGCAACAGGTGCATCTTGCGCCCATGGAATACAAGCTGCTGTGCCTGCTGGCAAACAATGTGGGCAAGGTGCTTACGCACAAAACAATCTTGCAGGCCGTGTGGGGCAGTGCCCTGCCGCAGTCGCTTCCTTCATTGCGCGTGTTCATGGCAACCTTGCGCAAAAAACTGGAGGCCGCATCGCCGCAATGTGATTGCATCCGCACCCATGTGGGCATTGGCTACCGCATGAGCCGTTCTGATGGCTGACCCAGGCAGGCCGTTGTTCCTTGGCATTGATCCCAAACCGCCCTTTTGTTGTGCGCACCAGCCCGGCAAACAAGCCATATTCATTCGGCTTTAAGACAAAAAGAAGGCCGCGATTTCTCGCGGCCTTCCATATCAAGCGAATTTGGTCGACTACCAGCGACGGGGGGCGGGCTTTTTGGGCTCAGCCTTGTTGATGCGAAGGGCGCGGCCGTCAAATTCCTTGCCGTCAAGAGCGGCAATGGCGTTGATGGCGTCGGCGTCTTCCATTTCCACAAAGCCAAAGCCACGGGCGCGGCCGGTTTCGCGGTCGGAAACGAGCTTCACGGAAAGAACTTCGCCGTAGGGGTTGAACAGGGATTCAACGCTTTCCTGAGTGGCGGACCAGGGCAGATTGCCGACGTAGATAGAAGTAGCCATAAGGACTCCAGAGATTACGGGAGGTAGACTTTCCGCTTGGAGCCTTACCCATGTAAAGCCTCTGCAAAAAAATTTACTATACCCAATCAGTGATTGCCCAAACATAGTTTGGGGCATTTTCAATGTCAACAGATATTATTTTTTTCAAGCAAAAAACTGAGCCTGCCCGCTGGCGGCACCGCATTTCCCTACCTGTTCACAGTGTTTTTTGCCAAACTTCAGCTTTCTCAATTTTGTTTAGTACGAAATGCGGGTATACTGTATTTTTTGGATATGGAATACCCGCTAAAATTCGGTACCGCTATGTCCATTCAGCAATCCGATTTTTTCAGCAAAGCCCGGCAGGGTGTTTTTACAGTGCATTGCCAGCCCGCCAGCCAACATGCGTCTGCAACAGCAGACCACCGATAATCCTTAACGCAAAGCTAACGCCGCCCACGGTATGTTTCAACATACATAATGGTAGCGGATAGGCCGCAACTACGCCGCAACCATTGCCTCCGCAGCCACAGCTGCGGATACGCCGATGCTGCCACATGGGCGTATCCCCTTCCCTCCTCCTGCGCGAAGCGCCCTGATAAACCGGGGCGCTTCCTGCGCATGGCAGCACAAAAGCTCATAAAAAGCTTTTGTGCTGCCAACCTCAGCCCTGCTCCACAAAAAAAGGCCGACACTCCAAAAGGAGCCGGCCTTTGCCAGATGCAAGCTGGTTAAATATCCTGCAAGTTACAATGTGTAACTTTCACGCGCAGGAGGTATGCATTTGCCCGGTCAAACACGGGAGTGTACTTGCAAAAGCTGCAACTGCCCGCTCCGCCGAGGCTTTATCTAATTGATCCA
Proteins encoded:
- a CDS encoding response regulator, with the translated sequence MPLYSPAATPPAQNANGVPERILVVEDDKVIRALMTTTLESHGISFLTAATGREALAEASRANPDVILLDLGLPDMDGVDIIRAVRQWSMLPIIVLSARTEDDDKVAALDAGADDYLTKPFSVDELLARLRAALRRVRYERGHMDRSESSFENGDLHIDFAAGCVSVAGQQVHLAPMEYKLLCLLANNVGKVLTHKTILQAVWGSALPQSLPSLRVFMATLRKKLEAASPQCDCIRTHVGIGYRMSRSDG
- a CDS encoding RNA-binding protein, coding for MATSIYVGNLPWSATQESVESLFNPYGEVLSVKLVSDRETGRARGFGFVEMEDADAINAIAALDGKEFDGRALRINKAEPKKPAPRRW